GCGCCGCGTTTCGGCCACCTTCAACACCGACCACACCTTGCGCCTGCCCAGGCAGTACCAACTGCTGGTTAGCGGCAGTTACAGCTCGCCCAGTGTGCAAGGGCTATACTACCTGCGGTCGAGCGGCTACCTGAACCTGGGCCTCAAAAAGCAGCTCTGGAACGGCCGCGCTACGCTCAGCCTGCGCGCCAGCGACCTGCTGCGTACCAACCGCTACCGCAGCGTCGTCACCTACAACAACATCAATATGGTATGGAATAACCAGTGGGAGAGCCGCCGGGTGTCGCTGACGCTCACCATGAAGCTGAGCAGTGGCAAAACCCACGCCAGCCATGCTAGCGGCAGTAGCGACGAAGAAGGCCGGGCCGGCCACTAGCCGGGCGGCACCCTGGCGGGGACAGGCCATGCACAGCCAGCTAAGAAACGGGTTAAGTTAGCAAGTTTGTGGCATGCCGCAAAAGCGTTATAGCGTAGACTTAACCGCTCGTCAACGGCAGCGCAGAGTGCCTCTTTTTGTAGTGCAGCGTATGAGCAAGTGGCCGCTCCCGGCTATCGTTAAGGCATCTGCTATGTGCTTAGGAACGGCCGCGTCTGGCGGGATGTGCCCGCCGACTTGCCCCGTGGGCAACGGTCTACGGCTATTTGCCGGCTAGAGTGCCAATGGCACCTGGGAGCTGGTGAGTAGCCGCCCGCGCCACGCATTAGTCTTGCCAGGGGTAGCATATTCCTAACCTGGCAGTGCTGAATTCCCGATGAGGCAAATCATTATAAACGAATGGTATACATTGGCAAGCGTACCCGCCTGGCGGCAAACAAAACGGTTCGTTGGCCAATTGGCCAACGAACCGTTTTGTTTGCCGCCAGGCGGGTGTCTCTATCTCAGCAGCAGGGCTGGTTGTAAAAGTATACCTGGTAACTCTGGGTAATTACCCTATTCAGCCAAACCCATCCTCATCGCCCGGCCAACGTGCTCAACCGCGCATCGCTCAGCCCAGGACGGTGGCTTTTTCGAGCGAGAACGGCTTGCTGAGCTTGTTGACAGATTTGACGCGGGGAAAGATTCTTTGCTGAAATAGAACACCTAACGGCGTCTGCCTAGAGCGTTTGCTGCTTGGTGTTATTGTTGCAGGAGTTGAAGCCGCACGAGTCGGCCACCAGCTCATCCTGCTGGGCACCGCCCTTGCCGCCAGCGAGGGTGCTTAGAAGCTATTTAAGTTAGTAAGTTTGCTGCATGCAGCAAAAGCGTTATAGCTCGGACTTAACTGAGCGTCAATGGGAGCGCATTGCCCCACTTTTTGTTGTGCAGCGCACCAGCAAATGGCCACTTCGAGCGATTGGGAACGGCCTTTTCTACGTGCTTAAAAACGGCTGTGTCTGGCGGGATGTCCCCGCTGACCTGCCGCCGTGGGTGACGGTGTACTGCTACTTTGCCAAGTGGAGCGCCGATGGCACGTGGGAGCGCGTGAGTGGCTGCATAAGCATTGGGGCCCGCGAACGGGCAAAAAAAAGCCCAGCCAACCGCCGTTATCCTCGACAGTCAAAGCGTGAAGAATACGGCCACCAGCACGGCCCGCGTGGGCTACGATGCGGGCAAACGTGTCAAGGGGCGCAAACGCTTCTTTCTGGTGGACACCCTAGGCAATTTATTGAGCAGCTGCGTAGTGGCCGCCAGTTGTCATGACGGTGCTACCGCCGCCAAGGTCTGGGATGTTCTAGCGCTGAGCAACGAATTGCTCGACCAAGTGCGAACCGTATTTGTCGATGGGGGCTTCGGCCAGCGCTTCCGGCAGCAGCTAGCCCGGCGCGGCATCGAAGTCCAAGTGCCAAGGGGCGTGCTGGCGCAAAAAGGCCGCTTTTTCATCCACGCCAAACGCTGGATAGTCGAGCGCAGTATTGCCTGGGCCGGCAACAATCGGCGCCTAGCCAAGGACTACGAACGCAAAACGACTCATGCTAACGCCTGGCTCTACGTGGCTAAAATTCGCCGGCTCGCTCGCTTAACTTAAACAGCTTCTTAGACAGCTGCAAAAGCAGCAGCGCGATGACAAGGGCTACGTGAAAGTGACGAGAGATACCATTTGATGCTGGTCAAGCCGTACTGCAAGGCCCGGCCACCGGTCGCATCAACTTGAGCCAAGTCCAGGATATGACTGGCTTCCGCACTCAGACTCAGACAGCGGGTCAGCGACCGCAGGCCGGGCACGCCATCGGCTAAGAATTCCACCGCTGACAGCCTCGGTCCCGGCTGGGCGTACTTGGTCGCGCACATAGTCTGCCTCGTAGGCTTTGTCGGCTGGTATCCGCTGGCCGGCAGTAAGCGCCGGGGCCAGGCCGCCCTTGCGTGTCACAACTCAGGTGCAGCTTCGTCGAAAAGCCGCCCCGGTTGCGGCCCAAGGCCAGCGCACCGTTTTTTCGCACCCCAGCCGCGTGCTGGTGGGGCAAATAATCGTGGAATCGGCCATCAGTTCGTCGAGTCCGGCATCATCCTGTGGTTCGGCCAGCATATTGACTCACAATGTTTTGCGTTTCCAGCGGCTCGGGCGCCCTGATACGGTAGCCCAGGCCCCGAACCGCTCGGGCAAGCCCCGCTACGGCACCCCGCACCGCAGGCGCCAGTGCCAGTCTTTTTGCATTACCAAAGCTACCTCAATTGTTCACACCCCCTAGCCCTCTCTCTTAAGGAGAGGGGGCTAGGGGGTGTGGTTTGCGCGGAGAGCAACGCGGTGAGGTAACATCAGGTTATAAAGGAAGGTGTTTGGAAAGTCTATCCCTTTTATCTCGAACGTTATGCTGAGCTTGTCGAGGCATGACGCTCTTTCGCTTTCATCCACTTCCTAACCAGCTTCAAGTTATACCTGCCCGGCCAGCAAATCCTCAAACGTCTGGCGTCGGCGAATCAGGCGCGGGGCTTTTTCACCATCAAGCAGCACTTCGGCGGGGCGCAGGCGCGAGTTGAACGAGCTGCTCATCTCGAAGCCGTAGGCTCCGGCATTGTGAAAAGCTAATATGTCACCCTCGCGCACCTCGGGCAGCAGGCGGTCCCAGGCAAAGGTGTCGGTTTCGCAGATATTGCCTACTACCGTGTACAGGCGCTCCGGTCCGTTGGGGTGCGAGAGGTTGCTGATATAGTGATAGGCATCGTACATCATGGGCCGGATGAGGTGGTTAAAACCCGAATTGACGCCCGCAAATACCGTAGCCGTGGTGTGCTTTACCGTCGAAACTTCGACCAGCAAGTAGCCGCTTTCGCTCACCAGGTACTTGCCGGGCTCAAACCAGGCTTCGAGCGGCCGGCCGTACTCGTGCTCAAACTCTTTGAAAGCGGCCGCCACTTGCTGGCCCAGGCCGTTTACGTCGGTTTCGGGGTCGCCGGGCTTGTAAGGCACTTTAAAGCCGGAGCCTAGGTCCAGGAAATCGAGATTCGGAAAGCGACGGGCCGCCTCGAAAATGACGTCGAGCACCCGCAAAAACACGCTCAGGTCTTTGATTTCGGAGCCCGTGTGCATGTGCAGGCCGCGCACGTGCAGGCCGGTGCCTTTCACCACGCGCTCGAGGTGGCGCAGCTGGTGAATGCTGATGCCAAACTTGCTGTCGATGTGGCCGGTCGATATTTTATAGTTGCCGCCCGCCTCAATGTGCGGGTTGAGGCGCACACAAACCGGGTATGAGCCGCCAAACGTAGCCCCGAAGCGCTCAAGCAGCGACAGGTTATCAATATTGAGGTTAACGCCCAGGTCTTTCGCTTCTACCAGTTCCTCAAAGGCCACGCTGTTGGGCGTAAACAGAATATTCTCAGGCGCGAAGCCTACGTGCAGCCCCAGCTTTACCTCATTGATACTCACGCAGTCGAGGCCCGCGCCTTCTTCCAGCAGCACTTTCAGGATGGCTACGTTGGTGAGCGCTTTGCAAGCGTAAAAAAACCGCGTGGGGTGAGCGCTGAAAGCAGTAGTAAGCTTTTGATACTGAGCCCGAATAGTATCGGCCTGGTACACATAAAGCGGAGTGCCAAACTGCGCGGCGGCAGCCAGTAGGGTAGAGGCAGGAAGTGCAGACATAAGTACGGGCAAAAATACGACCGAAGGCGGCCTGTTTAATGGCCAGGCCCCGGACCAAATACCCTGCCGATTGTTATTTCCGAAAAAAGTCAAGCCTATGCCTTCATCCAAGCCTCAACCCCTGCCCGAAGTATGGCTGCGCGGCCCTCTGCCTGGCGTGCCGCCGCTGCTCCAGCCGGTAGCCCACGCGCTGCTGCAGGCCCGCGAGGAAATAGCCGAAATAATGGCCGGCTTTCCGGCCGGGAAGCTGGCCGAACGGCCGCTGGGGCTGGCTTCAGTGGGCTTTCACCTGCGGCACCTGGCGGGCGTGCTCGACCGCACCTTCACGTACGCCCGGGGTGAGGCGCTAACTGAAAGTCAGCTAGCCTACCTGGCTGCCGAGGGCCAGCCACCCACGCACTTGGGTGCCGCCCTGGAGCTGACGCAGGCATTTGATAGGCAGGTAGACAAGGCACTTGCCCAACTCGTGGCTACTGCCGAAGGCACACTGCCCGAGTGGCGCGGCGTGGGTCGGGCGCAGCTGCCGAGCACCGTTATGGGCTTATTGGTGCATGCCGCCGAGCACACCACGCGCCACGTGGGGCAGCTGCTGGTGACGGCGCGGGTGGTAACCAGCTAAAGCCGAGCCAGCCGCTACCCGCTGTTCACGGGTAGCGGCTTTTGCCAACTGCTTACTTCGTTCTCGGCTTGGCGCGCTCGTACTGTACGGGCCAGGCTGCTTCGGCGCCCAGCTCGTGCGCCGCGCGCAGCGGGAAGTAGGGGTCACGCAGCTCCTCGCGGGCCAGCAGCACGAGGTCGGCCTGGCCGTTGGCTACAATAGCCTCCGCCTCGGCGGGCGTGGTGATGAGGCCGACGGCGCCGGTCGGTACGCCGGCTTCGCGCCGGATACGCGCGGCAAACTCAACCTGGTAGCCGGGCCCGACCGGAATCTTGGCCGTGGCTACGTTGCCGCCCGTTGAGCAGTCAATCAAATCTACCCCTTGGTTTTTGAGAAGAGCAGCCAGCTGCACCGACTCGTCGGCCGACCAGCCGCCTTCGGCCCAGTCGGTAGCCGAGATGCGCACCAGCAGCGGCAGGCTCTCGGGCAGCACCTGGCGCACGGCAGCCACCACTTCGAGCAGCAGGCGAATGCGGTTTTCAAACGAGCCGCCGTAGACATCGGTGCGCTGATTGCTGAGCGGCGACAAAAACTGGTGCAGTAAATAGCCGTGCGCGGCGTGCAATTCAATCACTTTAAAGCCCGCCGCCAGCGCCCGCTCGGTAGCGCTGCGGAAGTCGGCAACGACTTTTTGAATGCCGGCTTGCGTGAGCGCCATCGGCTGCGGGTAGTTATCGGTAAAGGCTACCGCGCTGGGTGCTACCACCGGCCAGCCGCCTTCGGCCACGGCACCGCTGCCTTTCCAGGGCGCGTAGGTGCTGGCTTTGCGCCCGGCATGGGCCAGCTGCACGCCCGGCACGCAGCCCTGGGCTTCTATAAAGGAGTTGATATGCTTTAAAAACCCTATGTGCTCATCTTGCCAGATACCCAGGTCGTCGGGCGTGATACGGCCCTCGGGCGAGACGGCCGTGGCCTCCACAATGATAAGGCTGGCCCCGCCCACGGCCCGGCTGCCCAGGTGCACGAAGTGCCAGTCGTTGGCAAAGCCATCTACGGCGCTGTACTGGCACATGGGCGATACCACAATTCTATTCTTAAGCGTGAGGCCGCGCAGACTAAGCGGCTCGAACAATGCAGGCATAAAATACTGGTAAATTGATGATTAGTCAGTGATTGATAGGCGAAAAACAAACTGCTGAAGTTACTAAAAGCCCCTGACTATTCTTCCCTAACCGCAAACTGTTGCCCCCGGTTGCCACGGTTGGGCTTACTCGCCGTTCGGCAACACTTTACGCCTTCGGGTACGTACAGACAGGCCACGCTAACAGCTCAAATACAGTAAATTCACTATGTTTCAGGAAAATTCCACCGCGGCGGCCCTCGACCAGATGGCCGCCCAAACCCAGGCGGCCACCAGCTGCGATACCTCGCGCCGCCAGTTTATCAACCATGCCGGGCGCGGCCTGCTGGCGGTAGGCGTGGCCACGGCCTTGCCGCTGGCCTCGGCCGAGGCCGGCGACCTTGGCGGCCTCGGCCTGCCGGCCGCCACTGGTCCGCTCGATGTGAAGCTGCCATCGCTTTCGGCCCCCACCGACCCCAAGTCGGAAGACCCGTTCAACCCCGATGCGCCCGACCGGCGGGTGGGCTTTGCCATTGT
The sequence above is drawn from the Hymenobacter baengnokdamensis genome and encodes:
- a CDS encoding transposase, translated to MKNTATSTARVGYDAGKRVKGRKRFFLVDTLGNLLSSCVVAASCHDGATAAKVWDVLALSNELLDQVRTVFVDGGFGQRFRQQLARRGIEVQVPRGVLAQKGRFFIHAKRWIVERSIAWAGNNRRLAKDYERKTTHANAWLYVAKIRRLARLT
- a CDS encoding DinB family protein, which translates into the protein MPSSKPQPLPEVWLRGPLPGVPPLLQPVAHALLQAREEIAEIMAGFPAGKLAERPLGLASVGFHLRHLAGVLDRTFTYARGEALTESQLAYLAAEGQPPTHLGAALELTQAFDRQVDKALAQLVATAEGTLPEWRGVGRAQLPSTVMGLLVHAAEHTTRHVGQLLVTARVVTS
- the lysA gene encoding diaminopimelate decarboxylase, with translation MSALPASTLLAAAAQFGTPLYVYQADTIRAQYQKLTTAFSAHPTRFFYACKALTNVAILKVLLEEGAGLDCVSINEVKLGLHVGFAPENILFTPNSVAFEELVEAKDLGVNLNIDNLSLLERFGATFGGSYPVCVRLNPHIEAGGNYKISTGHIDSKFGISIHQLRHLERVVKGTGLHVRGLHMHTGSEIKDLSVFLRVLDVIFEAARRFPNLDFLDLGSGFKVPYKPGDPETDVNGLGQQVAAAFKEFEHEYGRPLEAWFEPGKYLVSESGYLLVEVSTVKHTTATVFAGVNSGFNHLIRPMMYDAYHYISNLSHPNGPERLYTVVGNICETDTFAWDRLLPEVREGDILAFHNAGAYGFEMSSSFNSRLRPAEVLLDGEKAPRLIRRRQTFEDLLAGQV
- a CDS encoding NADH:flavin oxidoreductase/NADH oxidase; protein product: MPALFEPLSLRGLTLKNRIVVSPMCQYSAVDGFANDWHFVHLGSRAVGGASLIIVEATAVSPEGRITPDDLGIWQDEHIGFLKHINSFIEAQGCVPGVQLAHAGRKASTYAPWKGSGAVAEGGWPVVAPSAVAFTDNYPQPMALTQAGIQKVVADFRSATERALAAGFKVIELHAAHGYLLHQFLSPLSNQRTDVYGGSFENRIRLLLEVVAAVRQVLPESLPLLVRISATDWAEGGWSADESVQLAALLKNQGVDLIDCSTGGNVATAKIPVGPGYQVEFAARIRREAGVPTGAVGLITTPAEAEAIVANGQADLVLLAREELRDPYFPLRAAHELGAEAAWPVQYERAKPRTK